The following proteins are co-located in the Lichenicola cladoniae genome:
- a CDS encoding Rossmann-fold NAD(P)-binding domain-containing protein: MGLSFIEAAKAAGVRRVVFSSAIHPVIGVLQNHIQKVGGPVDAVMGRHQDQLSLIFGSGLFKVVE; this comes from the coding sequence ATGGGCTTGTCATTCATTGAGGCGGCCAAGGCGGCCGGGGTACGGCGCGTGGTGTTCTCGTCGGCAATCCATCCGGTCATCGGCGTCCTGCAGAACCATATCCAGAAGGTTGGGGGTCCGGTAGATGCCGTAATGGGCCGGCACCAGGATCAACTATCGCTGATTTTCGGTTCAGGTCTCTTCAAAGTGGTGGAATGA
- a CDS encoding MFS transporter, with protein sequence MDVKLLIALAGIIIAAMSVELNDAVSSALLGDISGGLGFTHDPGTWFSSLYLTAEVFGMSVSPWFLLTLSIRRWGLLVIALTCISTVAIPWTSNLTVLYALRILQGMSEGLTIPLVFTIALRALGPPIRLFGLAAYSMTATMFPSLAAGFAALWEGAGDATLGWQFAFWQAIPIGAVAASLLWYGMPQDPPKYERFRIIDWRGMLLSLIGFGSLTTMLQQGDRLDWFNSDLICILALVSVATIPLFVWNEWCHEAPLMRIQLLTRRNFAYGLVALFTFIVVSGAGSTLPTEYLQEVQSFRPLQSFALTGGIALTQLVFLPLVAVLLNFERVDPRVVHFLGLGLLLGACIGDSLLTSVWMGGEFYLWQLTISASEAMVVMSLLQLATNTIKPPEGPYASALVNTPRALGEATSVWLFQLIERWRGGLHSSRLTDQAGQERYTTVYAQGLLPSGLPRPGGGLAALNETIRLQGTVLTLSDAFLVMAAITAALMVVMLILPVRTYPPRIALLQQ encoded by the coding sequence TTGGACGTAAAATTGCTTATCGCGCTCGCGGGCATCATCATCGCGGCAATGTCCGTTGAGTTGAACGATGCGGTGAGCTCGGCGCTTCTTGGCGATATCTCAGGCGGCCTGGGTTTCACCCATGATCCGGGCACCTGGTTCAGCTCCCTTTATCTGACGGCCGAGGTTTTCGGCATGTCGGTCTCTCCCTGGTTCCTACTGACATTGTCGATCCGGCGCTGGGGACTGCTCGTGATTGCCCTTACCTGTATATCGACCGTTGCAATCCCGTGGACGTCCAACCTCACCGTGCTCTACGCGCTGCGTATCCTGCAGGGGATGTCGGAAGGTCTGACGATCCCGTTGGTGTTTACGATCGCGCTTCGCGCGCTGGGGCCGCCGATCAGGCTCTTCGGGCTCGCCGCCTACTCGATGACGGCAACGATGTTCCCAAGTTTGGCTGCCGGGTTCGCGGCACTATGGGAAGGCGCTGGCGACGCCACACTGGGTTGGCAGTTTGCGTTCTGGCAGGCGATCCCAATCGGGGCGGTTGCCGCTTCGTTGCTTTGGTACGGTATGCCACAGGATCCGCCCAAGTATGAGCGGTTCCGGATCATCGACTGGCGCGGGATGCTGCTGTCGCTGATCGGGTTCGGCTCCCTGACCACGATGCTCCAGCAGGGCGATCGCCTCGACTGGTTCAACTCCGACCTGATCTGCATCCTGGCGCTCGTCAGCGTCGCGACGATCCCGCTGTTCGTGTGGAACGAGTGGTGCCACGAAGCGCCGCTGATGCGGATACAGCTGCTCACTCGAAGGAACTTCGCCTACGGTCTCGTGGCACTGTTCACCTTCATCGTGGTGTCTGGCGCCGGATCGACCCTTCCGACGGAATATCTCCAGGAGGTGCAGAGCTTCCGGCCATTGCAATCCTTCGCGCTCACCGGCGGGATTGCGCTGACGCAGCTCGTGTTCCTTCCGCTCGTCGCTGTACTGCTGAACTTTGAGCGGGTTGATCCGCGGGTTGTCCACTTCCTCGGGCTCGGCCTACTGCTTGGTGCTTGCATTGGTGACTCGTTGCTGACCTCGGTCTGGATGGGAGGCGAGTTCTACCTCTGGCAGCTTACCATCTCGGCCAGCGAGGCGATGGTGGTCATGTCGTTGCTTCAACTTGCGACGAACACGATCAAGCCGCCGGAAGGACCCTACGCCTCGGCGCTGGTGAACACGCCGCGGGCACTTGGCGAGGCGACGAGCGTCTGGCTGTTCCAACTGATCGAGCGCTGGCGCGGCGGCCTGCATTCGAGCCGCCTGACCGATCAGGCCGGCCAGGAGCGCTACACTACGGTATACGCGCAGGGGTTGCTGCCGAGTGGTCTTCCCCGCCCCGGCGGCGGCCTTGCGGCGCTCAACGAGACGATCCGGCTGCAAGGCACGGTGCTCACGCTCAGCGACGCGTTCTTGGTGATGGCAGCGATCACCGCGGCCTTGATGGTTGTCATGCTAATCCTGCCGGTCCGGACCTATCCGCCGCGTATCGCGCTCCTGCAGCAATAA
- a CDS encoding IS110 family RNA-guided transposase codes for MEHYVGIDVSLELSSLCVLDPTGKVIREAKVASEPAALVTFLRGLDLMIVRVGLEAGPLSQWLYDGLLEANLSPVLLETRHVKAALSAMAIKTDRRDARGIAQLLRMGWYRPVHRKSVPSQEIRALLAARKQMQIKAMDLEQTMRGLLRGFGLKVGEVSRGKLAARLRELVAGHAMLERIVEPMLAAREALWREFVKLHREVLTIVKEDEVCRRLMTVPGVGAVVSLTYRSGVDDPARFVKSKSVGAFFGLTPKRYQSGEIDVSGGITKVGDAAVRTALHDAANVLLSRATRFSTLKRWAMEVAKRRGMRRAKVALARKLATVLHRMWADGTDFVWGKDPAVAAAV; via the coding sequence ATGGAACACTATGTCGGAATCGACGTGTCATTGGAGCTGAGCAGTCTGTGCGTCCTCGACCCGACCGGGAAAGTGATACGGGAAGCTAAGGTCGCGAGCGAGCCGGCGGCACTGGTTACCTTCCTACGCGGCCTAGACTTGATGATCGTGCGTGTCGGCCTGGAGGCTGGTCCATTATCGCAGTGGCTTTATGACGGGCTGCTCGAGGCAAATCTCTCACCGGTTCTGCTGGAGACCCGGCATGTGAAGGCTGCGCTATCAGCGATGGCGATCAAGACTGACCGTCGCGACGCGCGCGGTATCGCGCAGCTGCTGCGCATGGGGTGGTATCGACCCGTGCACCGCAAATCGGTGCCCTCGCAGGAGATCAGAGCGCTCCTGGCTGCTCGCAAGCAGATGCAGATCAAGGCGATGGATCTGGAGCAAACCATGCGCGGGCTGCTGCGTGGGTTCGGACTGAAGGTCGGAGAGGTGAGCCGAGGCAAGCTCGCCGCCCGCCTGCGCGAGCTGGTGGCCGGACATGCCATGCTGGAACGCATTGTGGAGCCGATGCTGGCTGCACGCGAGGCGCTCTGGCGCGAATTCGTCAAGCTCCATCGCGAGGTTCTGACCATAGTCAAAGAGGACGAGGTCTGCCGTCGGCTGATGACCGTTCCCGGTGTGGGCGCGGTTGTGTCACTGACCTACCGCTCCGGCGTGGACGATCCCGCGAGGTTTGTGAAATCCAAATCCGTTGGTGCCTTCTTCGGTCTGACGCCCAAGCGCTACCAGTCCGGCGAAATTGACGTTTCGGGCGGGATCACAAAGGTCGGCGATGCCGCCGTTCGCACGGCGTTGCATGATGCGGCAAACGTGCTCCTTTCGCGAGCCACCAGGTTCAGCACGCTCAAGCGCTGGGCAATGGAAGTCGCCAAGCGGCGGGGCATGCGGAGGGCAAAGGTAGCTCTGGCGCGCAAGCTCGCGACTGTGTTGCACCGCATGTGGGCGGATGGAACGGACTTCGTTTGGGGCAAGGATCCTGCGGTCGCTGCCGCGGTCTGA
- a CDS encoding helix-turn-helix domain-containing protein, with the protein MMISAFARQSGLSADTVRFYVRRGLLHPTVGQKGGSRPYQMFSAADLEQARVIRTWQVLGLSLDEISAVLEKQAHHAMAPSEFVALLTDQRDRLKRKTADLQKLIAFLDAKIVWVSNPDVEISPKFPLGIHG; encoded by the coding sequence ATGATGATTTCGGCTTTTGCCCGCCAGAGCGGCCTGTCCGCCGATACAGTACGGTTCTACGTGCGCCGAGGACTGTTGCACCCGACAGTCGGACAAAAAGGCGGCTCGCGCCCTTACCAGATGTTCTCAGCGGCGGATTTGGAACAAGCGCGGGTCATCCGGACCTGGCAGGTGCTAGGGTTGTCTCTAGACGAAATTAGTGCGGTTCTCGAGAAACAAGCTCACCACGCGATGGCACCCTCGGAGTTCGTTGCGCTTCTAACCGATCAGCGTGACCGGCTCAAACGGAAGACCGCCGATTTGCAAAAGCTCATCGCGTTTCTCGACGCAAAGATAGTGTGGGTTAGCAACCCCGACGTGGAAATCTCACCCAAGTTCCCGCTGGGGATCCATGGTTAA
- a CDS encoding HlyD family secretion protein produces the protein MMSDKSGTPDDGQKQDDDKKVSPKKRPFWPILLALVVVAAFVAIVLVIALTPNPDVWTDDAYVQVHYASVSPRIAGQVVAIASDDNDHVQARQLLVQLDDRDQRVSLATSQATLDRDRAQFQDALANVGRQPSVIEQQSSQEASLEAQLGLARANRTRYRNLASTGAGTQQSRQSSEADTAQLEAQLAGARASTDAARHQLDVLKAMADADRAQIKADEAQLQQAQLTLSYTRILAPLDATVTNRSVQLGDYVGPGGVLMSLVPLDRLYIVANYRELALRHVLPGQHVRIHVDAYNIDLDGVVQGIPPASGAIYSPVPSNNATGNFTKIVQRLPVKILVAPGQDLAHLLRAGLSVETTIHTGLADVAGEQAHTSGRVIAN, from the coding sequence ATGATGTCAGACAAGAGCGGGACGCCGGACGACGGCCAGAAGCAGGACGACGACAAGAAGGTGTCGCCAAAAAAACGGCCGTTCTGGCCGATCCTGCTGGCGCTCGTCGTGGTCGCAGCGTTCGTCGCGATCGTGCTGGTAATCGCGCTGACGCCGAACCCCGATGTCTGGACCGATGACGCCTACGTGCAGGTGCATTATGCCTCGGTCTCGCCTCGGATCGCCGGCCAGGTCGTCGCCATTGCCAGCGACGACAACGATCACGTGCAAGCCCGCCAGCTTCTGGTCCAGCTCGATGATCGCGATCAGCGCGTATCGCTCGCGACCTCGCAGGCGACGCTGGATCGGGACCGCGCGCAGTTCCAGGACGCGCTGGCGAACGTCGGCCGGCAGCCCTCGGTGATCGAGCAGCAATCGTCCCAGGAGGCATCGCTCGAGGCGCAGCTTGGCCTCGCGCGCGCCAACCGGACGCGCTACCGGAATCTTGCCAGCACCGGCGCCGGGACCCAGCAAAGCAGGCAGTCGTCGGAGGCCGACACGGCGCAACTGGAAGCGCAACTGGCAGGCGCGCGCGCGTCGACCGATGCTGCGCGTCATCAGCTCGATGTCCTGAAAGCCATGGCCGACGCCGACCGGGCGCAGATCAAGGCCGACGAGGCCCAACTCCAGCAGGCCCAGCTCACGCTCAGCTACACGCGCATCTTGGCGCCGCTCGACGCAACGGTCACGAACCGGAGCGTGCAGCTCGGTGACTATGTCGGTCCGGGCGGCGTGTTGATGTCGCTGGTGCCGCTCGACCGGCTTTATATCGTGGCGAACTATCGCGAACTGGCGCTGCGCCACGTGCTGCCGGGCCAGCATGTGCGTATCCATGTGGATGCCTACAATATCGATCTCGATGGTGTGGTGCAGGGTATTCCGCCGGCATCAGGCGCCATCTATTCGCCGGTGCCGTCGAACAACGCGACTGGAAACTTCACCAAGATCGTGCAGCGCCTGCCGGTGAAGATACTGGTCGCGCCGGGACAGGATCTCGCGCACCTGCTTCGCGCCGGTCTCTCAGTGGAGACGACCATTCATACCGGACTGGCGGATGTGGCGGGTGAGCAGGCGCACACATCCGGCCGCGTCATCGCGAACTGA
- a CDS encoding efflux transporter outer membrane subunit, translating into MWRVSRRTHPAASSRTEMQTARRAAKLVGLITMQLGLESCTVGPDFHRPIDVSPPIWAGAASSGVMSNGAVDPTWWDSFHDRELSSLVERLVHQNIDLQSAAERVQQADAERQIARAQGLPNVDEQSSYKHERQSPTGFLTLIQPAPYAPLTYDVWQNGLNASWELDLFGRVRRAVEAQRADTEAAIEARHAVALDAIATLALDYLQLRGTETRIAVARRNLAVADHDLKLVRDQFANGVATTLSVAQAEAQRATIASTLPALEATEARLVNAIGLLLAEPPRALAAELEETATALSVPPVVPVGLPSALLRRRPDIREAEASLHAATANTGVAVAAFYPDVSLTGQFDENGRIVGNAFSLPSRAFTFGPSIDLPLFEGGRLVGTLRLRRSQQRQAALSYRNTVLTAWRDVDDAMTAYDHARRTRDDVALTVDADRKALSAATQGFQQGAVDFLNVTNAEASLLSGEDQLATANTNLETDLVSLYKALGGGWQIADSAQTR; encoded by the coding sequence ATGTGGCGGGTGAGCAGGCGCACACATCCGGCCGCGTCATCGCGAACTGAGATGCAAACGGCGCGAAGAGCGGCAAAGCTCGTGGGCTTGATCACGATGCAGCTCGGGCTCGAGTCATGCACGGTCGGTCCGGATTTCCATCGGCCGATAGATGTCTCGCCGCCAATCTGGGCAGGCGCGGCGTCGAGCGGCGTGATGAGCAACGGCGCGGTCGATCCGACGTGGTGGGACAGCTTCCACGACCGGGAGCTGTCCTCCCTGGTCGAGCGGCTGGTGCATCAGAACATCGACCTGCAAAGCGCCGCCGAACGTGTGCAGCAGGCCGATGCCGAGCGCCAGATCGCCCGCGCGCAGGGACTGCCGAACGTGGATGAGCAATCGTCCTACAAGCACGAGCGGCAAAGCCCGACCGGATTCCTCACGCTGATCCAGCCGGCACCGTATGCGCCTCTGACATATGACGTCTGGCAGAACGGGCTGAACGCATCCTGGGAACTCGACTTATTCGGGCGAGTACGCAGAGCCGTGGAAGCACAGCGGGCGGACACGGAGGCCGCGATCGAGGCGCGACACGCCGTGGCCCTCGACGCGATCGCGACGCTGGCGCTCGACTATCTCCAGCTACGTGGGACCGAGACGCGCATCGCGGTCGCCAGGCGGAACCTCGCTGTCGCGGATCACGACCTGAAGCTGGTGCGCGACCAGTTCGCCAACGGCGTCGCGACGACGCTCTCGGTTGCGCAGGCGGAGGCGCAACGGGCGACGATCGCCTCGACGCTGCCGGCGCTTGAGGCGACCGAGGCTCGTCTCGTCAACGCGATCGGATTGTTGCTGGCCGAACCGCCCCGGGCGCTGGCGGCCGAGCTCGAAGAAACGGCGACGGCCCTCTCGGTTCCGCCCGTGGTACCGGTCGGACTTCCCTCAGCGCTCCTCCGGCGGCGGCCGGATATCCGTGAGGCGGAGGCGTCGCTCCATGCCGCAACGGCAAACACCGGCGTTGCTGTTGCTGCCTTCTACCCGGACGTGAGCCTGACCGGCCAGTTCGACGAGAATGGAAGGATCGTCGGCAATGCCTTCTCGCTGCCGTCGCGCGCCTTCACATTCGGGCCGTCGATCGACCTGCCGTTATTCGAGGGCGGCCGGCTGGTTGGTACGCTGCGGCTCCGCCGGTCGCAGCAGCGGCAGGCAGCCTTGTCCTACCGCAACACCGTTCTCACCGCCTGGCGCGATGTCGATGACGCAATGACCGCTTACGATCACGCACGCCGGACGCGCGACGATGTTGCCCTGACGGTGGACGCCGATCGGAAGGCGCTGAGCGCGGCGACGCAGGGATTTCAGCAAGGTGCTGTGGATTTCCTGAACGTCACCAACGCCGAAGCGTCGCTGCTATCGGGCGAGGACCAGCTCGCTACGGCCAACACCAATCTCGAGACCGATCTTGTCTCGCTTTACAAGGCGCTTGGCGGCGGCTGGCAGATCGCGGACAGTGCGCAGACCCGATAG
- a CDS encoding IS6 family transposase (programmed frameshift) has protein sequence MSIAFKGSHYERDIILWGVRWYVAYPLSYRQVEEMMGERGVKVDHTTLHRWVLRYVPLLEKAFVDRKRPVGGSWRMDETYIRIKGVWKYLYRAVDKAGATVDFLLTAKRDRKAALPFLCKAITRHRAPRTITIDKSGANTAAIDSYNTEHDAGIKMRQVKYLNNLVEQDHRAIKRITRQMLGFKNFWSAATTIAGIEIMHMIRKGQLHSTAKLRPAQQFYSLAG, from the exons ATGTCGATTGCGTTCAAAGGCAGCCACTACGAGCGCGACATTATCTTGTGGGGTGTTCGCTGGTATGTGGCGTATCCGTTGAGCTATCGCCAGGTTGAAGAGATGATGGGGGAGCGTGGCGTGAAGGTCGACCACACGACGCTGCATCGCTGGGTGCTCAGGTATGTGCCGTTGCTGGAGAAGGCCTTCGTGGACCGCAAACGTCCGGTCGGCGGCAGCTGGCGGATGGATGAGACCTACATACGGATCAAGGGCGTGTGGAAGTATCTGTATCGTGCAGTCGACAAGGCGGGTGCCACAGTGGACTTCCTGTTGACCGCCAAGCGCGATCGCAAGGCGGCGCTGC CGTTCCTGTGCAAGGCTATCACCCGACATAGGGCTCCCCGCACGATCACCATCGACAAGAGCGGCGCCAACACCGCGGCGATTGACAGCTACAACACCGAGCATGACGCCGGGATCAAAATGCGCCAAGTCAAGTATCTCAACAACCTCGTCGAGCAGGACCACCGGGCGATCAAACGAATCACCCGGCAAATGCTCGGCTTCAAGAATTTCTGGTCAGCGGCGACCACCATTGCCGGCATCGAGATCATGCACATGATCCGCAAGGGTCAGTTACATTCGACAGCAAAGCTGCGTCCAGCGCAGCAGTTCTACTCCCTTGCAGGATAG